The following are from one region of the Trichoderma breve strain T069 chromosome 5, whole genome shotgun sequence genome:
- a CDS encoding root hair defective 3 GTP-binding protein (RHD3) domain-containing protein encodes MNGHFSAVGDQPANGNYDHGCQVIDEEKEFNRNLNDYLQTMHVAEAGFNYHLISVFGSQSTGKSTLLNHLFGTTFSVMSETERRQTTKGIWLSKNKRETSAGTPMADNILVMDVEGTDGRERGEDQDFERKSALFALATSEVLLINIWEHQVGLYQGANMGLLKTVFEVNLQLFLKDKNSTPRSLLFFVIRDHIGVTPLSALQNTLIQDLTKIWSSISKPEGLEQSRIEDYFDFGFAALPHKILQGEKFESEVAQLGARFTTGHRVGKADDGVAETEGGILLPEYHRRIPADGLSVYTEGIWDQIVNNKDLDLPTQQELLAQFRCDEISREVLVAFDLLLTPLEEQQAQASKLGKAIVLPDLGTTASQAREKCFRAFEVQASRYHKGVYSRKKQELESKVDGRLKALYQGQLAAAHKAGVAAFSEAVSNKVKAGQKAGGAYEFAEIVSNEKKKTTEIFKAEVDSLAIEGVEWTNFVSQNQLFEAELDEVSSKLRKDEIRRLATRVERWVKSRLGDAVGLEFNKLGSGRGGSGAPEEGQKPATEKDLWDRIWKVFTGIVSEAETRFADRAKSFDASDSEVEVGLWRLRRKSWTALREKIEEEVMEGNILLKLRENFEDKFRYDDAGVPRIWRPTDDIEGIYTKARESTLTLIPLLSKFKLLANNASPDLIGFIGVQPAGVEAGDEEDLAPIGGVDEEEGKSLEEEMTVLSENKRQDLVVRFKKTADGVYVEAKRSAIGGMTQVPWYFYVLLLVLGWNEIWMVLRNPLMFILLILLGGGTYTAWYLNLLGPMMQMGNAAVNQGMDIAKQQLREFVNNSDTARQALAMPARQDSDISMDTLDSRGKKKTESESLEDI; translated from the exons atgaacGGCCACTTTTCCGCCGTCGGTGACCAGCCGGCGAACGGCAATTATGACCATGGTTGTCAGGTCatagatgaagagaaggagtTCAA CCGCAACCTCAACGACTACCTCCAGACCATGCACGTTGCCGAGGCAGGCTTCAACTACCACCTCATCTCTGTGTTTGGATCTCAGTCTACAGGAAAGTCGACCCTCCTGAACCACCTCTTCGGCACTACATTCTCTGTCATGTCCGAGACGGAACGCCGTCAAACGACCAAGGGTATCTGGCTGTCCAAGAACAAGCGCGAGACAAGTGCCGGAACCCCGATGGCAGATAACATTCTCGTTATGGATGTCGAGGGTACCGACGGCCGAGAGCGTGGAGAGGACCAGGATTTCGAGCGAAAGAGCGCCCTGTTTGCCCTCGCTACTAGTGAGGTTCTCCTGATCAACATCTGGGAACACCAGGTTGGCTTGTACCAGGGAGCCAACATGGGCCTGCTCAAGACGGTGTTTGAAGTCAACTTACAGTTGTTTTTGAAAGACAAAAA CTCGACCCCCCGATCTCTCCTATTCTTCGTCATCCGAGACCACATTGGAGTGACACCGTTGTCGGCGCTTCAAAACACATTGATTCAAGATCTTACGAAGATCTGGTCATCCATTTCCAAGCCAGAGGGTCTGGAGCAGTCCCGTATTGAAGACtactttgactttggctttGCAGCTCTACCCCACAAGATTCTACAAGGAGAAAAGTTTGAGAGTGAAGTCGCGCAACTGGGAGCGAGATTCACCACGGGACACCGAGTAGGAAAGGCTGACGACGGCGTTGCGGAGACCGAGGGCGGTATTCTCCTGCCCGAGTATCACAGGAGAATTCCCGCAGATGGACTGTCGGTGTACACAGAGGGCATCTGGGATCAAATCGTGAACAACAAGGACCTCGACCTGCCAACGCAGCAAGAGCTTCTAGCTCAGTTCCGATGTGACGAGATATCTCGAGAAGTCCTGGTTGCCTTTGACCTGCTTCTGACCCCACTTGAGGAGCAGCAGGCCCAAGCCTCTAAGCTCGGCAAGGCTATTGTGCTTCCCGATCTGGGTACCACAGCTAGCCAGGCCCGTGAAAAATGCTTCAGAGCTTTTGAAGTGCAGGCTAGCCGATACCACAAGGGCGTCTACAGCCGAAAGAAGcaggagctggagagcaaGGTCGACGGTCGACTCAAGGCCCTGTACCAGGGACAACTCGCAGCAGCTCACAAAGCCGGAGTCGCGGCCTTTAGCGAAGCCGTTTCAAACAAGGTAAAGGCCGGGCAAAAGGCCGGTGGAGCTTATGAATTTGCCGAAATCGTCTccaacgagaagaagaagactacGGAAATCTTCAAGGCAGAGGTAGACAGCCTTGCGATTGAGGGCGTCGAGTGGACCAACTTTGTGTCTCAGAACCAGCTCTTCGAGGCTGAACTCGATGAGGTTAGCAGCAAGCTGCGCAAGGACGAAATCCGCCGGCTAGCCACGCGGGTGGAGCGTTGGGTCAAGTCACGGTTGGGCGATGCCGTCGGCCTAGAGTTCAATAAGCTAGGATCCGGCAGAGGAGGCTCGGGAGCGCCCGAGGAAGGCCAAAAGCCGGCGACGGAAAAGGACCTCTGGGACCGAATCTGGAAAGTCTTTACCGGAATAGTCAGCGAAGCCGAGACCCGGTTTGCTGACCGAGCCAAGAGCTTCGATGCCAGCGATTCTGAAGTCGAAGTTGGCCTGTGGCGCCTCCGACGTAAGAGCTGGACGGCTCTCagagagaagattgaggaggaggtcaTGGAGGGCAACATCCTCTTGAAGCTTAGGGAAAACTTCGAGGACAAGTTCCGATATGACGATGCTGGTGTGCCGCGCATCTGGAGGCCAACGGACGACATCGAGGGTATCTATACAAAGGCGCGGGAGTCTACGCTCACATTAATACCCCTTCTTTCCAAgttcaagctgctggctAATAACGCATCTCCGGATCTGATTGGATTCATTGGCGTGCAGCCCGCCGgagttgaagctggcgacgaggaggatcTCGCTCCCATCGGCGGcgtcgatgaagaagagggcaagagccttgaggaggagatgacGGTGCTGAGTGAGAATAAGCGACAAGACCTAGTCGTGCGCTTCAAGAAGACAGCCGATGGCGTCTATGTTGAGGCCAAGCGAAGCGCCATTGGCGGCATGACCCAAGTGCCGTGGTACTTTTATGTGCTGCTTCTCGTTCTCGGCTGGAACGAAATCTGGATGG TTCTGCGCAATCCGCTCATGTTCATCCTTCTCATCTTGCTTGGTGGAGGAACTTATACTGCGTGGTACCTCAACCTCCTGGGCCCCATGATGCAAATGGGCAATGCCGCTGTCAACCAGGGCATGGATATTGCTAAGCAGCAGCTGCGCGAGTTCGTCAACAATTCAGACACTGCACGACAGGCGCTGGCCATGCCCGCGAGGCAAGACAGCGACATCAGCATGGACACGCTGGATAGCcgtggaaagaagaagactgaGTCTGAAAGCCTGGAGGACATTTAG